A DNA window from Brassica napus cultivar Da-Ae chromosome A4, Da-Ae, whole genome shotgun sequence contains the following coding sequences:
- the LOC106445658 gene encoding zinc finger CCCH domain-containing protein 46-like, which yields MDGYEATRIVLSRIQALDPENASKIMGLLLLQDHGEKEMIRLAFGPETLVHSVIAKAKKELGLMSCSRPSWSQEELISPRNNNNNNNRGSSLNPASLPFYANGARSSKNLTNEFEFMDDVNPRSDFLGSVHARSGSCVLDGLGYGDSDLGFGGVPCSYYARGFCKNGSSCRFVHSEGGAELVGSPSRIELLRSNSVPPRLAHHFMTRSFSPKGVNLQSSDAQRAAAAALMMGDDFQKLGRWRPERIDLSAMACPASRQIYLTFPADSRFREEDVSNYFSTFGPVQDVRIPYQQKRMFGFVTFVYPETVKSILAKGNPHFVCDSRVLVKPYKEKGKVPDKYRTNQPTELELSPTGLASSPRDAIGGRGSYNNAQDVLWESKFEEEILELQSRRLMNMQLHDVKKHFQLNSPTHIHSPNPFTQALVSPRPLPVKAGREMGKGSSKEGSDDDTMNLPERLEDSLPDSPFASSTHHLVMFGESTDNNGSDLWSPSSDNDDNSTPSTLSDSNSFNCQMPRLLPIGMLPGRGGPACRVGI from the exons ATGGATGGGTACGAAGCAACTAGGATTGTGCTCTCTCGTATCCAAGCTTTAGACCCAGAAAACGCATCAAAGATAATgggtctccttcttcttcaagaCCACGGTGAGAAAGAGATGATAAGGCTAGCCTTTGGTCCAGAGACTCTTGTCCACTCTGTAATAGCGAAAGCCAAGAAAGAGTTAGGTCTCATGAGCTGTTCAAGACCTTCTtggagtcaagaggagttgATTAGCCctagaaacaacaacaacaacaacaaccgtGGCTCTTCTCTCAATCCTGCTTCTTTGCCCTTCTACGCTAATGGAGCAAGATCTTCTAAGAACTTGACCAACGAGTTCGAGTTCATGGATGATGTAAACCCAAGAAGTGACTTTTTGGGGTCTGTGCATGCAAGAAGTGGTAGCTGCGTTTTGGACGGTTTAGGGTATGGTGAttctgatttagggtttggaggtGTACCCTGTTCTTATTACGCTAGAGGCTTCTGCAAGAACGGAAGTAGCTGCAGATTCGTTCACAGTGAGGGAGGAGCTGAGTTAGTTGGCTCTCCAAGCAGAATCGAGCTTCTTAGGTCTAACTCGGTACCTCCAAGACTTGCTCATCACTTCATGACTCGCTCTTTCTCTCCAAAAGGAGTAAACTTGCAGAGCAGCGATGCACAAAG agctgctgctgctgctttgATGATGGGAGATGATTTTCAGAAGCTTGGGAGATGGAGGCCTGAGAGGATTGATCTCTCTGCTATGGCATGTCCAGCTTCAAGACAGATCTATCTGACATTTCCTGCCGACAGTAGGTTCAGGGAGGAAGATGTGTCAAACTATTTCAG TACTTTTGGACCAGTTCAAGATGTGAGGATACCATATCAGCAAAAGAGAATGTTTGGGTTTGTGACATTTGTGTACCCTGAGACTGTCAAGAGCATTCTCGCCAAAGGGAACCCTCACTTTGTGTGTGACTCAAGGGTTCTTGTCAAGCCTTACAAGGAGAAAGGCAAAGTCCCTGACAAATACAG AACAAACCAACCAACAGAGCTAGAATTGTCCCCAACAGGCCTTGCTTCTAGCCCCAGAGATGCTATAG GAGGGAGAGGGTCTTATAACAACGCCCAAGATGTCTTGTGGGAGAGTAAGTTTGAAGAAGAGATTCTTGAGCTTCAGAGCAGAAGGCTTATGAACATGCAGCTTCATGACGTCAAGAAGCATTTCCAACTCAATTCCCCTACACACATTCATTCCCCAAACCCTTTTACCCAAGCACTCGTGTCTCCACGCCCATTACCGGTTAAAGCAGGAAGAGAGATGGGGAAAGGAAGTTCCAAGGAAGGATCTGATGATGACACGATGAATCTACCAGAGAG GTTGGAGGATAGCTTGCCGGATAGTCCATTTGCCTCGTCCACACATCATTTGGTTATGTTTGGTGAATCTACAGACAACAATGGATCGGATTTGTGGTCGCCTTCTTCAGACAATGATGATAATTCTACTCCATCTACACTCTCTGATTCCAACTCTTTCAACTGCCAAATGCCTAG GTTACTGCCTATTGGGATGTTGCCCGGTAGGGGTGGACCGGCCTGTCGTGTCGGGATATAA
- the LOC106445661 gene encoding cation/H(+) antiporter 28-like: MNTTATKSVCGDKWYLNLDKPEEALKVLGFIAIFVIRTLLHHAMKPLGQPYLTTDFAIGLILGNLPKFREAFSGPYSTTLNNIIEFGMICHMFVMGLEMNPSVLLRPPTKDAFIAYTSILTTFVLAFFTTPFLHYTKTAPFIFSLALALMASSTGSPILTRVISNLKIRKSDLGKLASAAGVHTDMISTLFYCIGFIFFPTEKPLPRPLQRFFRALLMFCLFLAQVTFTSIVSPIFLNWVNNENPEGKPLKGSHLVMSLAFVVFICSFPTWPPQSMYNPILSAFTAGLFLPNQGRMSKWIINKINYLLSTVFYPIFFFWVGFIIHMRNFDIGDKMAYARFFALLATVIIGKVIGTVLCGVILGYHVPETASLGLLLTTKGHFHVYLAALAIRTNRVKNTTGAMIIFVIVLTVVYSPFVVMDIIKRARKRVPVHIMALQWLDPTTELRVLIGLHGPHNIGSTLNLMEICHGGREPGSIFYATDMVELTDEIAATLKKGGGGGQSNESVTITDRSVTEMRESITAAVNGYGELRSGQGVTVRRMLALSTFMTMAHDICGLADELMVSIIILPFHKSRNPDGTLDSGNAGFRHVNRKILKNAPCSIGILVDRSFGQTEEAWRPGASMDIAIIFIGGGDCREALAFAAQVARHPAVKLSVIRFLEDKSSQNAQKRSSILNRASVVEQEEEMKLDDECFAEFYERYIAGGGGVSYMEKHLTNSSETFTALKSLDGEYGLVIVGRGGGRASSALTTGLNDWQQCPELGPIGDVLSGSDFSHNTSMLIIQQQRTRGQLEGLHDDFTIL; this comes from the exons ATGAATACAACTGCAACGAAAAGCGTATGCGGAGACAAATGGTACCTTAACCTAGACAAGCCTGAAGAGGCTTTGAAGGTTCTTGGATTCATCGCTATATTCGTCATCCGAACTCTCCTCCATCATGCCATGAAGCCTTTAGGCCAACCTTACCTCACCACCGATTTTGCT ATAGGACTGATTCTAGGTAATCTTCCCAAGTTTCGAGAGGCATTCTCGGGGCCTTACTCGACTACTCTCAACAACATTATCGAGTTCGGAATGATCTGCCATATGTTCGTGATGGGTCTAGAGATGAATCCAAGCGTCCTTCTCAGACCACCAACAAAAGACGCATTCATAGCATACACAAGCATCCTCACAACCTTTGTCCTCGCCTTTTTCACAACACCTTTCCTCCATTACACCAAAACTGCTCCTTTCATTTTCTCCCTCGCTCTTGCCCTCATGGCCTCAAGCACCGGCTCACCTATCCTCACCCGTGTCATCTCCAATCTCAAAATCAGAAAATCCGATCTCGGAAAGCTCGCATCAGCCGCAGGTGTCCACACTGATATGATCTCAACCTTGTTTTATTGCATCGGATTCATTTTCTTCCCTACAGAGAAACCTCTCCCTCGTCCTCTCCAGAGATTCTTCAGAGCCCTCCTCATGTTTTGCCTCTTCCTTGCTCAAGTCACTTTCACTTCCATTGTATCCCCCATCTTTCTTAATTGGGTCAACAACGAGAACCCTGAAGGCAAACCACTTAAAGGCTCTCACCTCGTTATGTCCCTAGCATTTGTCGTCTTCATCTGCAGTTTCCCAACTTGGCCACCTCAATCAATGTACAATCCGATTCTCAGCGCCTTCACGGCCGGTCTCTTCCTTCCAAACCAAGGAAGAATGTCAAAATGGATCATTAACAAAATCAACTACTTGCTCAGCACGGTCTTCTACCCTATCTTTTTCTTCTGGGTGGGATTCATTATCCACATGAGAAACTTTGACATAGGAGATAAAATGGCGTACGCAAGATTCTTTGCCCTTCTTGCCACTGTCATAATCGGAAAAGTCATTGGAACAGTCTTGTGTGGTGTAATACTCGGATATCATGTTCCGGAAACCGCATCTCTTGGACTGCTTTTGACCACCAAAGGCCATTTTCATGTCTACTTGGCCGCCTTAGCCATTCGG ACAAACAGAGTGAAAAATACGACAGGTGCAATGATCATCTTCGTCATTGTCCTCACAGTGGTCTACTCTCCATTCGTGGTCATGGACATTATTAAACGCGCCAGAAAGCGAGTGCCTGTGCACATCATGGCGCTTCAGTGGCTCGATCCAACAACTGAGCTTCGAGTTTTGATCGGTCTTCATGGTCCTCATAACATTGGTTCCACTCTCAACCTTATGGAGATCTGCCATGGAGGACGTGAGCCAGGGTCCATATTCTACGCAACTGACATGGTGGAGCTGACTGATGAGATTGCCGCCACACTGAAAAAGGGCGGAGGAGGGGGTCAGAGTAATGAGTCAGTGACGATAACAGACAGGTCGGTGACAGAGATGCGGGAGAGTATAACCGCGGCTGTGAATGGGTATGGGGAGCTCCGCAGTGGACAAGGTGTGACAGTGAGGCGGATGCTGGCATTGTCAACGTTTATGACCATGGCACACGACATCTGCGGATTGGCTGATGAACTTATGGTTTCCATTATAATTCTACCATTCCATAAAAGCAGAAATCCTGATGGCACTCTTGACTCTGGCAATGCCGGGTTCCGTCATGTGAACCGAAAG ATTCTGAAGAACGCACCGTGTTCGATAGGAATTCTCGTGGATAGGTCGTTCGGGCAAACAGAAGAGGCATGGAGACCAGGAGCATCCATGGACATTGCTATTATATTCATAGGTGGTGGAGACTGCCGAGAGGCACTAGCCTTTGCTGCACAAGTGGCTCGACACCCTGCTGTAAAGCTAAGCGTGATACGTTTCTTGGAAGACAAGAGCTCTCAGAACGCACAGAAACGCAGCAGCATCTTGAACAGAGCGAGTGTGGTCGAGCAAGAGGAGGAAATGAAGCTTGATGACGAGTGTTTTGCCGAGTTTTACGAAAGATATATAGCtggtggaggaggagtgtcttaCATGGAGAAGCATCTCACAAACTCGTCAGAGACTTTCACGGCACTTAAATCATTGGATGGAGAGTATGGGCTGGTGATTgttggaagaggaggaggaagggCCAGTAGCGCATTAACCACTGGTCTCAACGACTGGCAGCAATGTCCAGAGCTTGGTCCCATAGGTGATGTTCTTTCGGGCTCAGATTTCTCCCACAACACATCGATGTTGATTATCCAGCAGCAGCGTACAAGAGGTCAGCTAGAAGGGCTTCATGATGATTTCACCATCCTGTGA
- the BNAA04G05780D gene encoding uncharacterized protein BNAA04G05780D — MAALSTFYHPLCAHHNHRTARHSVRSLTVVSCRQQKSPEESGGVIQRTVIRMISEAGKIGKNLKPEKKGDMKDLMLMSLSFAVYVYISQLMVCAYFSWTHVALPNPSW, encoded by the coding sequence ATGGCGGCTCTCTCCACCTTCTACCACCCACTCTGCGCACACCACAACCACCGTACAGCAAGACACAGCGTCAGGTCTCTGACTGTGGTGTCTTGTCGGCAGCAGAAATCACCGGAAGAGAGTGGAGGAGTGATCCAGAGAACAGTGATAAGGATGATTTCAGAGGCTGGGAAGATTGGGAAGAATCTGAAGCCAGAGAAGAAAGGAGACATGAAGGATCTGATGCTTATGAGTCTTTCTTTTGCAGTTTATGTCTATATATCTCAACTAATGGTATGTGCTTACTTCTCCTGGACCCATGTCGCCCTCCCCAATCCCTCATGGTAG
- the BNAA04G05790D gene encoding glycosyltransferase BC10, producing MFSSSTLLYSLSLFLSLSLLFFLSSSRNNLLSTADELDDLSLFHRAALSSSNTRRLISLSQTPPPPKIAFLFLTNSDLTFLPLWETFFQGHEHLYNAYIHADPSSAISPLLSSSINAKFIPAKRTARASPSLISAERRLIARAILDDPNNLYFALVSQHCIPLHSFAYIHSHLSKSHQSFIEILSDEPFLPQRYNARGDDAMMPEIPYQDFRVGSQFFVLAKRHALMVIQERKLWRKFRLPCVDAESCYPEEHYFPTLLSLEDPEGCSRFTLTRVNWTGSVSGHPHTYRALEVSPQLIHRLRRSNSSLDYFFARKFSAESLQPLMEIADDVIFRD from the coding sequence ATGTTCTCTTCCTCCACTctcctctattctctctctctcttcctctccctctcactcctcttcttcctctcttcctCCCGCAACAACCTCCTCTCCACCGCCGATGAACTCGACGACCTCTCCCTCTTCCACCGCGCCGCcctctcctcctccaacacCCGCCGTCTCATCTCCCTCTCACAGACCCCTCCTCCTCCAAAAATCGCGTTCCTCTTCCTAACAAACTCCGATCTAACCTTCCTACCTCTCTGGGAAACCTTCTTCCAAGGCCACGAGCATCTCTACAACGCTTACATCCACGCGGATCCATCCTCCGCAATCTCCCCACTCCTCTCCTCCTCAATCAACGCCAAATTCATCCCGGCGAAGAGAACCGCACGCGCCTCCCCGTCGCTAATCTCCGCGGAACGGCGACTGATAGCACGCGCCATCCTCGACGATCCAAACAACCTCTACTTCGCTCTCGTCTCGCAGCACTGCATCCCTCTCCACTCCTTCGCTTACATCCACAGCCACCTCTCCAAATCTCACCAAAGCTTCATCGAGATCCTCTCCGACGAGCCTTTCCTCCCGCAACGGTACAACGCGCGTGGAGACGACGCGATGATGCCTGAGATCCCCTACCAAGACTTCCGCGTGGGGTCTCAGTTCTTCGTTCTGGCGAAACGTCACGCTTTGATGGTCATTCAGGAGAGGAAGCTGTGGAGGAAGTTTAGGTTGCCGTGCGTTGATGCGGAGTCTTgctaccctgaagaacattatTTTCCGACGCTCTTGTCTCTCGAGGATCCTGAAGGATGTAGCCGGTTTACACTCACACGTGTTAACTGGACCGGTAGTGTCAGCGGTCATCCTCACACGTACCGTGCGTTGGAGGTGTCACCTCAGCTGATTCATAGGTTGAGGAGATCTAACTCGAGTTTGGACTACTTCTTCGCGAGAAAATTCTCGGCGGAGTCGTTGCAGCCGTTGATGGAAATAGCAGATGATGTGATCTTCAGGGATTGA
- the LOC106445664 gene encoding DNA-directed RNA polymerases II, IV and V subunit 11-like produces MNAPDRYERFVVPEGTKKVSYERDTKIINAASFTIEREDHTIGNIVRMQLHRDENVLFAGYQLPHPLKYKIIVRIHTTSQSSPMQAYNQAINDLDKELDFLKSQFEAEVARFSTPY; encoded by the exons CGTTCCTGAAGGCACCAAAAA GGTTTCTTATGAGAGGGACACGAAGATCATCAATGCTGCTTCCTTCACGATTGAGAGAGAAGACCATACCATCGGCAACATCGTCCGCAT GCAACTTCACCGCGACGAGAATGTTTTGTTTGCTGGGTACCAACTTCCTCATCCTCTCAAGTACAAGATCATAGTCAGG ATTCACACCACAAGCCAGTCTTCCCCGATGCAAGCATACAATCAGGCCATCAATGACCTTGACAAGGAGCTTGACTTTCTCAAGAGCCAATTTGAG GCAGAGGTGGCCAGGTTCTCGACTCCCTACTAA
- the LOC106445659 gene encoding non-functional pseudokinase ZRK2-like: protein MESVVNKLEQKMRSGWSVEKKKKKKKEKDLQEERWFLENGSILLEKLTADCNGKSVPLRTFSSDQILKATNNFDSSCFIAFEGLHTWWYRGIIENRTYMIKRYLVDKGTEHKVAEVYNDFVLSARMSTHSNFLKLLGCCLESSYPVLVFEDAQHGVLNQRGGVMVNWEESFLPWNVRLKIGKEIANALSYLHTAFPKITIHRDVKPTHVFLDKNWTAKLFGFSLSITLPEGKTKSATVPVVGTSGYIDPSYRVTGSVTEYTDVYSFGVFLLVLLSGRPVFFTDYSNGKREGVTGYVKGLYEKDKLDEVIDTKMVKDMTSGQRFQVEACVALALRCCEKIDEYRPKMIEVAKELKRIQTSF, encoded by the coding sequence ATGGAATCGGTGGTGAATAAGTTGGAGCAGAAAATGAGATCTGGATGGtcggtggagaagaagaagaagaagaagaaggaaaaagacTTGCAGGAAGAAAGGTGGTTCTTAGAGAACGGAAGCATTTTGTTAGAAAAACTTACCGCTGATTGTAATGGTAAATCCGTTCCTTTACGCACCTTTTCTTCTGACCAGATCCTTAAAGCCACCAATAACTTCGACTCCAGCTGTTTCATCGCCTTCGAGGGGCTTCACACGTGGTGGTACAGAGGCATCATCGAAAACAGAACTTACATGATCAAAAGGTACCTTGTGGACAAAGGTACAGAACACAAAGTGGCAGAGGTTTACAATGACTTTGTCTTGTCTGCTCGGATGAGCACCCACAGCAACTTTCTCAAACTACTAGGATGCTGTTTGGAGTCTAGTTACCCTGTTCTTGTGTTTGAAGATGCACAACATGGGGTTTTGAATCAGCGAGGAGGTGTTATGGTTAACTGGGAGGAATCTTTTCTGCCATGGAATGTTCGGTTAAAGATTGGTAAGGAGATTGCAAACGCGTTATCTTATCTTCACACGGCGTTCCCTAAGATCACAATCCATAGAGATGTTAAGCCAACACATGTTTTCTTGGACAAGAACTGGACTGCCAAGTTGTTCGGCTTCTCACTCTCTATTACATTACCTGAGGGAAAAACAAAAAGCGCAACTGTTCCAGTGGTGGGGACATCCGGGTACATCGACCCATCGTACCGTGTAACAGGTTCGGTAACAGAATATACTGATGTGTACAGCTTTGGAGTCTTTTTGCTGGTTCTTCTCAGTGGCAGACCGGTGTTCTTCACCGATTATTCTAATGGCAAGCGAGAAGGAGTTACTGGCTACGTGAAAGGCTTATATGAGAAAGACAAGCTTGATGAAGTGATTGATACAAAGATGGTGAAAGACATGACAAGTGGTCAACGGTTTCAAGTGGAAGCATGTGTTGCACTTGCTCTGAGATGCTGTGAGAAGATAGATGAATATAGGCCAAAGATGATCGAAGTAGCTAAAGAACTCAAGCGGATTCAGACATCATTTTAG
- the BNAA04G05810D gene encoding basic leucine zipper 24 has protein sequence MDGEEIEPWARASGGCSHTHSCNPPGPEDASHSHTCFHTHTHLIIPDSQENDHSDSSNKRRPCGNREAVRKYREKKKARTAYLEDEVKRLQSMNEFLLRKLQSQAIVEAEIIRLRTLLAEMQKTIDDELGGFSFQKQCNGSGFVFKEDGCNVATRNMICEVARVECEEGKTLHEPIHSFVPHSPPFSR, from the exons ATGGATGGGGAAGAGATAGAGCCTTGGGCTCGTGCATCAGGAGGATGTAGTCACACTCATAGTTGCAATCCTCCAGGACCAGAGGATGCTTCTCACTCACACACATGCTTCCACACTCACACTCATCTCATCATCCct GATTCGCAAGAGAATGACCATTCTGACAGCAGCAACAAGAGGCGGCCATGTGGGAACAGAGAGGCAGTGAGAAAGTacagggagaagaagaaggctcGCACGGCATACCTTGAAGACGAAGTCAAGAGACTGCAATCTATGAATGAATTCTTGCTTAGAAAGCTTCAGAGTCAAGCAATTGTGGAAGCTGAAATCATCAGACTCCGGACTCTTCTGGCAGAGATGCAGAAAACAATTGATGATGAACTCGGTGGTTTCTCGTTTCAGAAGCAATGCAACGGTTCTGGCTTTGTGTTCAAAGAAG ATGGATGCAACGTAGCAACAAGGAATATGATTTGCGAAGTGGCAAGAGTAGAGTGCGAGGAGGGCAAAACACTTCATGAACCTATTCATTCTTTTGTTCCCCATTCACCACCATTCTCACGTTAA